In a genomic window of Streptomyces noursei ATCC 11455:
- the opcA gene encoding glucose-6-phosphate dehydrogenase assembly protein OpcA produces MKIDLTETTASAINKALVQGRRAIGTPAIGMVLTLVIVTDEENAYDALKAANDASREHPSRTLVVIKRVSRTPRNRAKARLDAEVRVGTDAGTGETVLLRLYGEAIDHAQSVVLPLLLPDAPVVVWWAVNAPLNPAKDPLGALAQRRVTDAYAAEQPIAELTGRADTYTPGDTDLSWTRITPWRSMLAAALDQSPCKVTSAVVEGEEFNPSCELLGMWLAGRLDVPVTRTVSPGPGLTEVRLETTAGTIVLGRPDASLATLAMPGQPDRAVALKRRETAELLAEELRRLDPDDIYAAALKYGVDRLQLPGAGTPAADGQPAAQAGDAPAKPAAKKAPAKKAAAK; encoded by the coding sequence ATGAAGATCGATCTGACGGAAACCACGGCCAGCGCGATCAACAAGGCACTGGTCCAGGGCCGCCGCGCCATCGGTACCCCGGCCATCGGCATGGTGCTCACCCTCGTCATCGTCACCGACGAGGAGAACGCCTACGACGCCCTCAAGGCGGCCAACGACGCGTCCCGCGAGCACCCCTCGCGCACCCTCGTCGTCATCAAGCGGGTCAGCCGGACGCCGCGCAACCGCGCCAAGGCCCGGCTCGACGCCGAGGTGCGGGTGGGCACGGACGCCGGCACCGGCGAGACGGTGCTGCTGCGGCTGTACGGTGAGGCGATCGACCACGCCCAGTCCGTGGTGCTGCCGCTGCTGCTGCCGGACGCCCCGGTCGTGGTCTGGTGGGCGGTCAACGCCCCGCTGAACCCGGCCAAGGACCCGCTCGGCGCGCTGGCCCAGCGCCGCGTCACCGACGCCTACGCCGCCGAGCAGCCCATCGCGGAGCTGACCGGCCGCGCCGACACCTACACCCCCGGCGACACCGACCTGTCCTGGACCCGGATCACCCCCTGGCGCTCGATGCTGGCGGCGGCGCTCGACCAGTCGCCGTGCAAGGTGACCTCGGCCGTGGTCGAGGGCGAGGAGTTCAACCCCAGCTGCGAGTTGCTCGGCATGTGGCTCGCCGGCCGGTTGGACGTGCCGGTGACCCGTACCGTCTCGCCCGGCCCCGGGCTCACCGAGGTGCGCCTGGAGACCACCGCCGGAACGATCGTCCTGGGCCGCCCGGACGCCTCGTTGGCCACGCTCGCCATGCCCGGCCAACCGGACCGGGCGGTGGCGCTCAAGCGCCGGGAGACCGCCGAGCTGCTCGCCGAGGAGCTGCGTCGGCTCGACCCGGACGACATCTACGCCGCCGCGCTGAAGTACGGCGTGGACCGGCTCCAGCTGCCGGGCGCCGGGACGCCCGCCGCCGACGGGCAGCCCGCGGCACAGGCCGGGGACGCGCCCGCCAAGCCGGCGGCGAAGAAGGCGCCCGCCAAGAAGGCAGCCGCCAAGTGA
- the zwf gene encoding glucose-6-phosphate dehydrogenase, whose protein sequence is MTAVHGANPLRDAADRRLPRIAGPSGLVIFGVTGDLSRKKLMPAVYDLANRGLLPPGFSLIGFARREWEDEDFAQVVYEAVKQHSRTPFREEVWQQLVQGCRFVQGNFDDDVAFETLKDTINELDKAQGTGGNYAFYLSVPPKFFPKVVQQLKKHGLAEQKEGSWRRAVIEKPFGHDLKSAQELNQIVHEVFPPNEVFRIDHYLGKETVQNILALRFANTMFEPLWNRSYVDHVQITMAEDIGIGGRAGYYDGIGAARDVIQNHLLQLLALTAMEEPASFEADALVAEKTKVLGAVRLPRDLGKETVRAQYAEGWQGGEKVVGYLQEDGIDAKSKTDTYAAIKLGIDNRRWAGVPFYLRTGKRLGRRVTEIAVVFQRAPHSPFDHTATEELGQNALVIRVQPDEGVTVRFGSKVPGTSMEVRDVSMDFAYGESFTESSPEAYERLILDVLLGDANLFPRLEEVELSWKILDPIEEFWDKHGKPAQYPSGTWGPIEADEMLARDGRSWRRP, encoded by the coding sequence TTGACCGCTGTTCATGGAGCGAACCCGCTCCGTGACGCCGCGGACCGACGGCTCCCGCGCATCGCGGGGCCGTCGGGCCTGGTCATCTTCGGCGTCACGGGTGATTTGTCACGCAAAAAGCTGATGCCCGCGGTCTACGACCTCGCGAACCGGGGTCTGCTGCCGCCGGGCTTCTCGCTGATCGGCTTCGCCCGTCGCGAGTGGGAGGACGAGGACTTCGCGCAGGTGGTGTACGAGGCTGTCAAGCAGCACTCGCGCACCCCGTTCCGCGAGGAGGTCTGGCAGCAGCTGGTCCAGGGCTGCCGCTTCGTCCAAGGCAACTTCGACGACGACGTGGCGTTCGAGACCCTCAAGGACACCATCAACGAGCTCGACAAGGCCCAGGGCACCGGCGGCAACTACGCCTTCTACCTCTCGGTGCCGCCGAAGTTCTTCCCCAAGGTCGTCCAGCAGCTCAAGAAGCACGGGCTGGCCGAGCAGAAGGAAGGCTCCTGGCGCCGCGCGGTCATCGAGAAGCCGTTCGGCCACGACCTGAAGAGCGCCCAGGAGCTCAACCAGATCGTCCACGAGGTCTTCCCGCCCAACGAGGTCTTCCGGATCGACCACTACCTGGGCAAGGAGACGGTCCAGAACATCCTGGCGCTGCGGTTCGCCAACACGATGTTCGAGCCGCTGTGGAACCGCTCCTACGTCGACCACGTGCAGATCACGATGGCCGAGGACATCGGCATCGGCGGCCGGGCCGGCTACTACGACGGCATCGGCGCGGCCCGCGACGTCATCCAGAACCACCTCCTCCAGCTGCTCGCGCTGACCGCCATGGAGGAGCCCGCCTCCTTCGAGGCGGACGCGCTGGTGGCGGAGAAGACCAAGGTGCTGGGCGCGGTCCGGCTGCCCAGGGACCTGGGCAAGGAGACCGTCCGGGCGCAGTACGCCGAGGGCTGGCAGGGCGGCGAGAAGGTCGTCGGCTACCTCCAGGAAGACGGCATCGACGCCAAGTCGAAGACCGACACCTACGCCGCGATCAAGCTGGGGATCGACAACCGCCGCTGGGCGGGCGTCCCGTTCTACCTGCGGACCGGCAAGCGCCTGGGCCGTCGGGTGACCGAGATCGCGGTGGTCTTCCAGCGCGCTCCGCACTCCCCCTTCGACCACACCGCCACCGAGGAGCTGGGGCAGAACGCCCTGGTCATCCGCGTCCAGCCGGACGAGGGCGTGACCGTGCGGTTCGGCTCCAAGGTCCCCGGCACCTCCATGGAGGTGCGCGACGTGTCGATGGACTTCGCGTACGGCGAGTCCTTCACGGAGTCCAGCCCCGAGGCGTACGAGCGGCTGATCCTCGATGTGCTGCTCGGCGACGCCAACCTCTTCCCGCGGCTGGAGGAGGTCGAGCTGTCCTGGAAGATCCTCGACCCGATCGAGGAGTTCTGGGACAAGCACGGCAAGCCCGCACAGTACCCGTCGGGCACCTGGGGCCCCATCGAGGCGGACGAAATGCTCGCACGAGACGGACGGAGCTGGCGTCGGCCATGA
- the tal gene encoding transaldolase, with the protein MTDALKRLSDEGVAIWLDDLSRKRITSGNLAELIDQQHVVGVTTNPSIFQKAISSGDGYSQQLADLAARKVTVDEAIRMITTADVRDAADVLRPVFDATGGQDGRVSIEVDPRLAHNTVATIAEAKQLAWLVDRPNTLIKIPATKAGLPAITEVIGLGISVNVTLIFSLERYREVMDAYLAGLEKAKAAGLDLSKIRSVASFFVSRVDSEIDKRLEKLGTDEAKALKGKAALANARLAYQAYEEVFSSARWAALDKAGAHKQRPLWASTGVKDPAYKDTLYVDELVAPGTVNTMPEATLEATAARGEITGDTVRGTYAAAQADLDALGALGISYDDVVQLLEDEGVEKFEASWNDLLKSTEAELARLAPSEG; encoded by the coding sequence ATGACAGACGCACTCAAGCGCCTCTCCGACGAAGGCGTGGCGATCTGGCTGGACGACCTGTCGCGCAAGCGCATCACGTCCGGCAACCTGGCCGAGCTGATCGACCAGCAGCACGTCGTCGGCGTCACCACCAACCCCTCGATCTTCCAGAAGGCGATCTCCTCGGGCGACGGCTACAGCCAGCAGCTGGCCGACCTGGCGGCCCGCAAGGTCACCGTGGACGAGGCGATCCGCATGATCACCACGGCCGATGTCCGGGACGCCGCCGACGTGCTGCGCCCGGTCTTCGACGCCACCGGTGGCCAGGACGGCCGGGTCTCCATCGAGGTCGACCCGCGGCTGGCGCACAACACCGTGGCGACCATCGCCGAGGCCAAGCAGCTCGCGTGGCTGGTGGACCGCCCGAACACGCTGATCAAGATCCCGGCCACCAAGGCGGGTCTGCCGGCGATCACCGAGGTGATCGGCCTGGGCATCAGCGTCAACGTCACGCTGATCTTCTCGCTGGAGCGCTACCGCGAGGTGATGGACGCCTACCTCGCCGGTCTGGAGAAGGCCAAGGCCGCGGGCCTGGACCTGTCCAAGATCCGCTCGGTGGCGTCGTTCTTCGTGTCCCGCGTGGACTCCGAGATCGACAAGCGCCTGGAGAAGCTCGGCACCGACGAGGCCAAGGCCCTCAAGGGCAAGGCCGCCCTCGCCAACGCCCGCCTGGCCTACCAGGCGTACGAGGAGGTCTTCTCCTCCGCGCGCTGGGCCGCCCTCGACAAGGCGGGTGCCCACAAGCAGCGTCCGCTGTGGGCCTCGACCGGCGTGAAGGACCCCGCGTACAAGGACACCCTGTACGTGGACGAACTGGTCGCCCCGGGCACGGTCAACACCATGCCGGAGGCCACCTTGGAGGCCACCGCCGCCCGCGGTGAGATCACCGGCGACACGGTGCGCGGCACCTACGCCGCCGCCCAGGCCGACCTCGACGCGCTCGGCGCGCTCGGGATCTCGTACGACGACGTCGTGCAGCTCCTGGAGGACGAGGGCGTGGAGAAGTTCGAGGCGTCCTGGAACGACCTGCTCAAGTCGACCGAGGCGGAGCTGGCGCGCCTCGCTCCCTCGGAGGGCTGA
- the tkt gene encoding transketolase, with translation MSTKPTTTVFEWTELDQRAVDTVRVLAMDSVQKVGNGHPGTAMSLAPAAYVLFQKLMRHDPADADWTGRDRFVLSAGHSSLTLYIQLYLAGFGLELDDLKSFRTWGSKTPGHPEYGHTTGVETTTGPLGQGVANAVGMAMAARYERGLFDPEAAAGTSPFDHMVYVIAGDGCLQEGIAAEASSMAGHQKLGNLVMLWDDNHISIEGDTETAVSEDTCARYEAYGWHVQRVAQLPNGDLDPAGLAEALEAAKAETERPSFIAARSIIAWPAPNAQNTEAAHGSALGEEEIAATKRVMGFDPEQTFEVADEVLAHTRGALDRGREARAEWEKSFAAWRTANPERAAEFDRIAAGELPEGWTDHVPSFETGKSVATRAASGKVLQALGAVIPELWGGSADLAGSNNTTIDKTSSFLPKGNPLPGADPYGRTIHFGIREHSMAAEMNGIALHGNTRIYGGTFLVFSDYMRNAVRLSALMHLPVTYVWTHDSIGLGEDGPTHQPVEHLATLRAIPGLNIVRPADANETALAWREIMRRWTKEFGVGAPHGLALTRQGVPTYEADENTAKGGYVRFEAEGGEPQVVLIATGSELQLAVEAREQLQAEGVPTRVVSMPSVEWFEEQDQAYKDSVLPPSVKARVAVEAGIGLTWHRYVGDAGRIVSLEHFGASADAKVLFREFGFTPEAVAAAARESLADAAR, from the coding sequence GTGAGCACCAAGCCGACCACCACAGTTTTCGAGTGGACCGAACTGGACCAGCGGGCTGTGGATACCGTCCGAGTCCTGGCCATGGATTCCGTGCAGAAGGTCGGTAACGGCCATCCGGGTACGGCCATGAGCCTGGCGCCCGCCGCCTACGTTCTCTTCCAGAAGCTGATGCGGCACGACCCCGCCGATGCGGACTGGACCGGCCGGGACCGGTTCGTCCTCTCCGCGGGCCACTCCAGCCTGACCCTCTACATCCAGCTCTACCTCGCCGGTTTCGGCCTGGAGCTGGACGACCTGAAGAGCTTCCGCACCTGGGGCTCGAAGACCCCCGGTCACCCGGAGTACGGCCACACCACCGGCGTGGAGACCACCACCGGCCCGCTGGGCCAGGGTGTCGCCAACGCCGTGGGCATGGCGATGGCGGCCCGCTACGAGCGCGGCCTGTTCGACCCCGAGGCCGCGGCGGGCACCTCCCCGTTCGACCACATGGTGTACGTCATCGCCGGTGACGGCTGCCTCCAGGAGGGCATCGCCGCCGAGGCGTCCTCCATGGCCGGCCACCAGAAGCTCGGCAACCTCGTCATGCTGTGGGACGACAACCACATCTCCATCGAGGGCGACACCGAGACCGCGGTCTCCGAGGACACCTGCGCGCGCTACGAGGCGTACGGCTGGCACGTCCAGCGCGTCGCGCAGCTGCCCAACGGCGACCTGGACCCGGCCGGTCTGGCCGAGGCCCTGGAGGCCGCCAAGGCCGAGACCGAGCGCCCGTCGTTCATCGCGGCCCGCTCGATCATCGCCTGGCCGGCTCCGAACGCCCAGAACACCGAGGCCGCGCACGGCTCGGCGCTGGGCGAGGAGGAGATCGCCGCCACCAAGCGCGTCATGGGCTTCGACCCGGAGCAGACGTTCGAGGTGGCCGACGAGGTGCTGGCACACACCCGTGGCGCCCTGGACCGCGGCCGCGAGGCCCGCGCCGAGTGGGAGAAGTCGTTCGCCGCCTGGCGCACCGCCAACCCCGAGCGCGCCGCCGAGTTCGACCGGATCGCCGCGGGCGAGCTGCCCGAGGGCTGGACGGACCACGTCCCGTCGTTCGAGACCGGCAAGTCCGTCGCCACCCGTGCCGCGTCCGGCAAGGTGCTGCAGGCGCTGGGCGCGGTCATCCCCGAGCTGTGGGGCGGCTCCGCCGACCTCGCCGGGTCGAACAACACCACGATCGACAAGACCTCGTCGTTCCTGCCGAAGGGCAACCCGCTGCCGGGCGCCGACCCGTACGGCCGCACCATCCACTTCGGCATCCGCGAGCACTCCATGGCCGCGGAGATGAACGGCATCGCGCTGCACGGCAACACCCGCATCTACGGCGGCACCTTCCTGGTGTTCTCCGACTACATGCGCAACGCCGTCCGGCTGTCCGCGCTGATGCACCTGCCGGTGACGTACGTGTGGACGCACGACTCCATCGGCCTGGGCGAGGACGGTCCGACCCACCAGCCGGTCGAGCACCTGGCCACGCTGCGCGCCATCCCGGGCCTGAACATCGTGCGCCCGGCCGACGCCAACGAGACCGCCCTCGCCTGGCGCGAGATCATGCGCCGCTGGACGAAGGAGTTCGGCGTGGGCGCCCCGCACGGCCTGGCGCTGACCCGTCAGGGCGTGCCGACGTACGAGGCCGACGAGAACACCGCCAAGGGCGGTTACGTCCGCTTCGAGGCCGAGGGCGGCGAGCCGCAGGTCGTGCTGATCGCCACCGGTTCCGAGCTGCAGCTGGCCGTCGAGGCCCGCGAGCAGCTCCAGGCCGAGGGCGTGCCGACCCGCGTGGTGTCGATGCCGTCGGTGGAGTGGTTCGAGGAGCAGGACCAGGCGTACAAGGACAGCGTGCTGCCGCCGTCCGTGAAGGCCCGGGTCGCCGTGGAGGCGGGCATCGGGCTGACCTGGCACCGCTACGTCGGCGACGCCGGTCGGATCGTGTCGCTGGAGCACTTCGGTGCCTCCGCCGACGCCAAGGTCCTCTTCCGCGAGTTCGGCTTCACCCCCGAAGCGGTGGCCGCCGCCGCCCGGGAATCGCTGGCCGACGCCGCGCGCTGA
- a CDS encoding heme o synthase: protein MTAVETRPAGGLSQVPGSPGNRPFGARVKAFIALTKPRVIELLLMTTVPVMFLAAGGVPDLWLVLATCIGGYLSAGGAAAYNMYLDRDIDAMMDRTSQRPLVTGMVSPRECLVFATVLAVGSTAWFWYLVNPLSAMLSLGALLFYVVVYTMILKRRTTQNIVWGGIAGCMPVFIGWSSVTNTVSWASFILFLVIFFWTPPHYWPLSMKVTEDYKRVGVPMLPAVAGNKVVARQIVLYSWVMVGVSLLLQPLGYTGWFYTGVAVACGAFWLWEAHALQVRAKAGLTGAKLKEMRLFHWSITYVSLLFVAVAVDPFLR from the coding sequence GTGACGGCCGTCGAAACCCGTCCTGCGGGGGGGCTCTCTCAGGTCCCCGGGAGTCCCGGTAACCGGCCGTTCGGGGCCCGCGTCAAGGCGTTCATCGCGCTGACCAAGCCGCGGGTCATCGAACTGTTGTTGATGACGACGGTGCCGGTGATGTTCCTGGCGGCCGGCGGTGTGCCGGACCTGTGGCTGGTGCTGGCCACCTGCATCGGCGGTTACCTGTCCGCCGGTGGTGCCGCGGCGTACAACATGTACCTCGACCGCGACATCGACGCGATGATGGACCGCACCTCCCAGCGCCCGCTGGTGACCGGCATGGTCTCGCCGCGCGAGTGCCTGGTCTTCGCCACCGTCCTCGCGGTCGGCTCCACGGCGTGGTTCTGGTACCTCGTCAACCCGCTGTCGGCGATGCTCTCCCTCGGGGCGCTGCTCTTCTACGTCGTCGTCTACACGATGATCCTCAAGCGGCGGACGACGCAGAACATCGTCTGGGGCGGCATCGCGGGCTGCATGCCCGTCTTCATCGGCTGGTCCTCGGTGACCAACACCGTCTCCTGGGCCTCCTTCATCCTCTTCCTCGTCATCTTCTTCTGGACGCCGCCGCATTACTGGCCGCTGTCGATGAAGGTCACGGAGGACTACAAGCGGGTCGGCGTGCCGATGCTGCCGGCGGTGGCGGGCAACAAGGTCGTCGCCCGACAGATCGTCCTCTACAGCTGGGTGATGGTCGGGGTCTCGCTGCTGCTCCAGCCGCTGGGCTACACCGGCTGGTTCTACACCGGGGTCGCGGTCGCCTGCGGCGCGTTCTGGCTGTGGGAGGCACACGCCCTCCAGGTCCGCGCCAAGGCCGGCCTCACCGGGGCCAAGCTCAAGGAGATGCGGCTGTTCCACTGGTCCATCACCTATGTGTCGCTGCTGTTCGTCGCCGTCGCGGTGGACCCCTTCCTGCGCTAG
- a CDS encoding amidohydrolase, whose amino-acid sequence MDTLPPLIDQHSHGAVHGELGLGSFEAQLGAAAGARGPAPAGTSHFDTRTGLAIRRWCPPLLGLEPHCAPVRYLARRREVGAFQAGRMLLRGAGIETFLVESGAPGGLTSAAELADAADVRAHEVVRLEPLAEQVADTSGSVDAFLGYTAEALYSAAQHATAFACGGTYCEGRAPDAGAVRRAADRWLRDRRPGEPLAEPALVRHLLWSAVATGLPVQLHCADPQPLADFLRATAGLGSDLVLLPEAPHHRRAAQLAAVHAHVYADAGPCPEETLGQAPFGKLLFSSGARGLPELYVTAARLFRRAMDRVVGEWTAEGLCAPADGRRIAEMVGSGTARRVYGLASAA is encoded by the coding sequence ATGGACACACTCCCCCCGCTCATCGACCAGCACAGTCACGGCGCCGTCCACGGTGAACTGGGCCTGGGTTCCTTCGAGGCCCAACTGGGCGCCGCGGCCGGGGCCCGGGGCCCGGCCCCCGCGGGCACCAGCCACTTCGACACCCGCACCGGTCTCGCGATACGCCGCTGGTGCCCACCCCTGCTCGGCCTGGAGCCGCACTGCGCGCCGGTGCGCTATCTGGCCCGGCGGCGCGAGGTGGGCGCCTTCCAAGCGGGCCGGATGTTGCTCCGCGGCGCCGGCATCGAGACGTTCCTGGTGGAGTCCGGTGCCCCCGGCGGTCTGACGTCCGCCGCCGAACTCGCCGACGCCGCCGATGTCCGCGCCCACGAGGTCGTCCGGCTCGAACCGCTCGCCGAACAGGTCGCCGACACCTCCGGCAGCGTCGACGCCTTCCTCGGCTACACCGCCGAGGCCCTCTACTCCGCCGCCCAGCACGCGACCGCCTTCGCCTGCGGGGGCACGTACTGCGAGGGGCGGGCGCCCGATGCGGGCGCGGTACGGCGGGCCGCGGACCGTTGGCTGCGCGATCGTCGACCGGGGGAGCCGCTGGCGGAGCCCGCGCTCGTCCGGCACCTGTTGTGGAGCGCGGTGGCGACCGGCCTCCCGGTGCAGCTGCACTGCGCCGATCCGCAGCCGTTGGCGGACTTCCTGCGGGCCACCGCCGGGCTCGGTTCCGACCTCGTCCTGCTGCCCGAGGCCCCGCACCACCGGCGGGCCGCGCAACTGGCCGCCGTGCACGCCCACGTCTACGCGGACGCCGGCCCGTGTCCCGAGGAGACGCTGGGCCAGGCGCCGTTCGGCAAGCTGCTGTTCTCCTCGGGCGCGCGCGGGCTGCCCGAGCTCTACGTCACCGCGGCCCGGCTCTTCCGGCGGGCCATGGATCGCGTCGTGGGGGAGTGGACCGCCGAGGGGCTGTGCGCCCCGGCGGACGGGCGGCGGATCGCCGAGATGGTCGGCTCCGGCACCGCCCGCCGGGTCTACGGGCTGGCCTCCGCGGCCTAG
- a CDS encoding COX15/CtaA family protein has protein sequence MPNTLNPFELIARRWQPSARFVERAALATVVMAVVIVVTGGAVRLTESGLGCSTWPQCTPDSLTPTAEMGIHGLIEFGNRLLTYVLCAFIGLFIVAARARAPRRHALTRLGWAQFWIVMGNAVWGGIVVLTGLNPYLVAAHFLLTSALLTVCVLSWQRAKEGDEEPRDLVSPAVRQLSWVLVVAVAALTVIGTVVTGTGPHAGDARKVHRIPLDWQEVTQLHVDFVYIVVGLTVALFFTLRAVKAPPAPRRAALALFATLAFQGVVGYVQYFLSLPTLVVGLHMFGSTLVWIAVLRVFLTLRDRGPVPAAPDALGDGEAAEARPAATTAA, from the coding sequence GTGCCGAACACGCTGAATCCCTTTGAGCTGATCGCCCGCCGCTGGCAGCCCTCCGCGCGCTTCGTCGAGCGGGCGGCGCTCGCCACCGTCGTGATGGCCGTGGTCATCGTCGTGACCGGTGGTGCGGTCCGGCTGACCGAGTCCGGGCTGGGCTGCTCGACGTGGCCCCAGTGCACGCCGGACAGCCTCACCCCGACCGCCGAGATGGGCATCCACGGCCTCATCGAGTTCGGCAACCGCCTGCTGACCTACGTCCTGTGCGCCTTCATCGGGCTGTTCATCGTGGCGGCACGGGCCCGCGCACCGCGCCGCCACGCGCTCACCCGGCTCGGCTGGGCGCAGTTCTGGATCGTGATGGGCAACGCGGTCTGGGGCGGCATCGTCGTGCTCACCGGCCTGAACCCGTACCTCGTCGCCGCGCACTTCCTGCTCACCAGCGCTCTGTTGACGGTCTGTGTGCTGTCCTGGCAGCGCGCCAAGGAGGGCGACGAGGAGCCGCGCGACCTGGTCTCCCCCGCGGTCCGGCAGCTCTCCTGGGTGCTGGTGGTCGCGGTGGCCGCGCTGACGGTGATCGGCACCGTCGTCACCGGCACCGGTCCGCACGCGGGCGACGCCCGCAAGGTCCACCGGATCCCGCTGGACTGGCAGGAGGTGACCCAGCTCCACGTCGACTTCGTCTACATCGTCGTCGGGCTGACCGTCGCCCTGTTCTTCACCCTGCGCGCGGTCAAGGCGCCGCCGGCCCCGCGCCGCGCCGCGCTGGCCCTGTTCGCCACCCTCGCCTTCCAGGGCGTCGTCGGCTACGTCCAGTACTTCCTGAGCCTGCCGACGCTGGTCGTCGGACTGCACATGTTCGGCTCGACGCTGGTCTGGATCGCGGTGCTGCGGGTCTTCCTCACCCTGCGCGACCGCGGCCCGGTGCCCGCCGCCCCGGACGCACTCGGCGACGGCGAGGCCGCGGAGGCCCGACCGGCCGCCACCACCGCCGCCTAG
- a CDS encoding ABC transporter permease, protein MTTASGTFAPRPGAAPLPRMIRAQAALETRMLLRNGEQLLLTVIIPTLLLVLFSAVRIIDTGAGRSVDFLTPGVLGLAVMSTAFTGQAIATGFERRYGVLKRLAASPLPRWGLMTAKTCAVLVTEVLQVVLLTVVALALGWSPQGAASLSGVASVVLLLLLGTAAFSGLGLLMAGTLKAEATLAAANLVFLLLLVGGGVIVPLAKFPAAAQQVLQFLPISALSDGLREVLQHGAGVPWADLGILAAWAVLGLGAAAKFFRWE, encoded by the coding sequence ATGACCACCGCGAGCGGTACGTTCGCCCCCCGGCCCGGCGCGGCCCCGCTGCCCCGGATGATCCGCGCGCAGGCCGCCCTGGAGACCAGGATGCTGCTGCGCAACGGCGAGCAGCTGCTGCTGACCGTCATCATCCCGACGCTGCTGCTGGTGCTGTTCTCCGCCGTCCGCATCATCGACACCGGCGCCGGCAGGTCGGTGGACTTCCTCACGCCGGGCGTGCTGGGGCTGGCCGTGATGTCCACGGCGTTCACCGGCCAGGCCATCGCCACCGGATTCGAGCGGCGCTACGGCGTCCTCAAGCGGCTGGCCGCCTCGCCGCTGCCGCGCTGGGGGCTGATGACCGCGAAGACCTGCGCGGTGCTGGTCACCGAGGTCCTCCAGGTCGTCCTGCTGACCGTGGTCGCCCTGGCGCTGGGCTGGTCCCCGCAGGGCGCCGCGTCCCTCTCCGGCGTGGCTTCCGTGGTCCTGCTGCTCCTGTTGGGCACCGCCGCGTTCTCCGGCCTGGGCCTGCTGATGGCCGGCACCCTCAAGGCCGAGGCCACCCTGGCCGCCGCCAACCTGGTCTTCCTGCTGCTGCTCGTCGGCGGCGGGGTGATCGTCCCGCTGGCGAAGTTCCCGGCCGCGGCCCAGCAGGTGCTCCAGTTCCTGCCGATCTCCGCGCTCTCGGACGGCCTGCGGGAGGTGCTCCAGCACGGGGCCGGGGTGCCCTGGGCGGACCTCGGGATCCTGGCGGCCTGGGCCGTCCTAGGACTGGGCGCGGCCGCGAAGTTCTTCCGCTGGGAGTGA
- a CDS encoding ABC transporter ATP-binding protein translates to MPSTSPGDAPRSPGREPAVEVVGLVKRYGSKTAVDGLDLTVARGTVTAVLGPNGAGKTTTVETCEGYRRPDAGRVRVLGLDPIADAATLRPRIGVMLQSGGVYAGARAEEMLRHTATLHAHPLDVVALMERLGLGGCGRTPYRRLSGGQQQRLALAMAVVGRPELVFLDEPTAGLDPQARRATWDLVRELRADGVSVVLTTHFMDEAEQLADDVAIIDGGKVVTQGSPEQLCKGGAENSLRFTGRPGLDVASLLKALPADSAAAELTAGIYRVQGRIDPQLLATVTSWCAQNGVMPDAIAVERHTLEDVFLELTGKELRA, encoded by the coding sequence ATGCCCAGCACCTCCCCAGGGGACGCCCCCCGCTCGCCCGGTCGCGAGCCTGCCGTCGAGGTCGTCGGCCTGGTCAAGCGGTACGGGTCCAAGACCGCCGTGGACGGGCTCGACCTCACCGTCGCACGCGGCACCGTGACCGCCGTCCTCGGCCCCAACGGCGCCGGGAAGACCACCACCGTCGAGACCTGCGAAGGCTATCGGCGCCCGGACGCCGGCCGGGTCCGCGTCCTGGGACTGGACCCGATCGCCGACGCCGCGACCCTGCGCCCCCGGATCGGCGTGATGCTCCAGTCGGGCGGGGTCTACGCCGGAGCCCGGGCCGAGGAGATGCTGCGGCACACCGCCACCCTCCACGCCCACCCCCTCGACGTGGTCGCGCTGATGGAACGGCTGGGCCTGGGCGGCTGCGGACGGACGCCCTACCGGCGGCTGTCCGGCGGCCAGCAGCAGCGGCTCGCCCTGGCGATGGCCGTGGTCGGCCGCCCCGAGCTGGTGTTCCTGGACGAGCCGACCGCCGGCCTCGACCCGCAGGCCCGCCGCGCCACCTGGGACCTCGTCCGGGAACTGCGCGCCGACGGCGTCAGCGTGGTGCTGACCACCCACTTCATGGACGAGGCCGAGCAGCTCGCCGACGACGTCGCGATCATCGACGGCGGCAAGGTCGTCACCCAGGGCAGCCCGGAGCAGCTGTGCAAGGGCGGCGCCGAGAACAGCCTGCGCTTCACCGGCCGGCCCGGCCTGGACGTCGCCTCGCTCCTCAAGGCACTGCCGGCCGACAGCGCCGCCGCCGAGCTGACCGCCGGCATCTACCGCGTCCAGGGCCGGATCGACCCGCAGCTGCTGGCCACCGTGACCTCCTGGTGCGCGCAGAACGGCGTGATGCCCGACGCGATAGCCGTCGAGCGCCACACCCTGGAGGACGTTTTCCTTGAGCTCACCGGTAAGGAGCTGCGCGCATGA